TGGACAGTCGATGCACTTTTTATGAGCGGCAATGTTGCGCCGATGAGCctttgggccagcaccgagcccggccaACGGCCCTTGGTGTATTTGCCGGCGAACCAGTGACGgggtagatccgagcggctagaggcggAGCCAATACCTGCATGCGGCTTGGGGGTGTTGCTGGGGCTGTGCGGTCCGGtacccggccagtccatggcacgGCGCGGCCTCCGGCAGTCGGGGTGAGCTCAAATTCggccggatccgctccaaatccgacCGCCGGATGCGCTGAAATCAAGCTTCCGGGGTTGGATAGCTCAGGGCGTCGAGGGAACAGGGGCTGCGACGAGCCGACAAGGGGAGGAGGCGGGGCTCGCGGGCGTGCTGGACAGTGCACAGCCGGAaaaaaaggcggcggcggcggcttgggacgAGAGGGGAGTGGGGCAGGGGGGTGCAGCTAGAGAGGGGTGAAGGAGAATAGAAAAAGGGGCGCATGTGTCTCCGACGGGTGGGCCAAGGAAGGACATGGGCCCACGCCACTCGCCGTCCGTGCGTATCCGTTTGGCCGTAAACATGCCCCGTAATTGGGCCAGGAAGGACATTGGTCCGTTTACTCCCGCGCATTGCGCCGCCTGTTCTGTCCGTTTACCTCAAACGGACACGGCCGGCCCGGgggcgtgcgttggagttggccttagagcaactccaatggggcgacccaaacggacggcgcatttgtccgctttttgtccgtttgggtcggccgcccgcccggcgtccgcccagttttgcatttgggtcggcagtgcgcccaacgcgccgacccatttcatgtccgcattcAACTTTTAAATTAAAAAGGCCCGCGGCCGATCATGCCAGCAGCCATGTCTCATGtcggcaccatgccagcgccggcatacaatgcGGGCTTCAGAAAATaccacagttcatgctggcgcactcgccagccggccggcacacatgccagcacacaaaaaagggtgggacttgagttcgaccacgccatcgcggctcccgtggtcatgccggcacacctgccggcatacaaaaaaggtggccctcgccgccatagatcactcgtcgtcgaacttgagcatgtcggcctgcatcttctcgaaccacggcctcttccttggcgacacggtgttgagatccaccttcatgatctccaccccggtcatcatgcttgcAAGAGCCACCTCTTGCGCCTttgtcttggcgttggcggcctcgatctttagcatcttggcttgcttctccgcctcgagctcgaacatcttggcttgcttctcggcgtcaagatcaagcctcctcctttggatctccatgaaagcatccatttgctctgccttgaaacgccggcgctcctcctcccttgagtccttcttattaatcatgccgtccacgcttgcgatcaaggcgttggtggccgcatctcgcttgtcctccttcttggagttcgtCTTCCCCCTCGGCCgtgccggctcgccctccccaacatcctccacGACTTTCTTCCCCCCACGTGCcttgagggcggcatattgcgccttgaacttctcttcgtccttgatgacccgatagcaatgggagaggttgaagcacttgccattgtgtttccatgcaagcatatgggcaagtgaTAGCAAATGAAGACGTAAAAGGATGAtcttgatgacacaaaagagggcggcttgcttgctatcataccatgtcttgcatgccgatgtcgctcacggggcgggccttgacgctctcaagggtggcgcaaaacttattgcactcttgttggatcatcctccaccgcttggaaatggagacccacccgcgcgtgctcacaaattggtaaggtggaaacttcttgcgctcatgaaactcgcggtgcacacgagtccaaaaggtcgaatgcttttgctcggcgcccgtctttgggtcttgtccaatgtctcgccaacactcgcaacgaagcttgtcctcggcagctgtgtacgccttcgtgcgcttgctcttgcgcttcggcttaggaccggcggcttggttggcgagctcgtcctcaaacaaaggctccacttcgatgtcgcactcgtcctcttcctctagcccaCAGTCCTTCGGGAACTCGTGGTCGggggggaagccgtccaggtcgatgccgacctgatcacgcatgaaggccgcctgatcggGATCATAGCTAGCGGCCGGCATGAACGCCCCGCGGCCGTCTTGGCTTTGTGTCTCCTCGGGATTGTAGCCAGCGCCCGgcgcaccaccctcgaagatgaggttTTGCATGTAGTCCTTGTTGACGGCGGATGGCATTTCCTCGAACAGGTTACGGGCGTCCGGGAGCCCGCCGGCCGGCGTCTGTCGTGCGTGTTTCCTCGTGCCGCCGGACGACGAGCCACCGACCACcgggtggcgttgaggtcgatgggcgcgggcgcgggcgtggaaggcgcgaccacACTCACGTTGGGTGAGCACTCCCCCGAGAGGCGGGAGGCCcgcgggtagacgtggaagccggggaccgggttgcaagccgacacgcggggtgagtcgggcatcaccatccgaggaaacgccgacgagccggtgctggccgcggcgacggcggcttggagGACGCTGTGCTGGCTAGGATTTAcccctagcatgtagagcgcctccctcgttgccgcggcgacgcgggcgttggtgaactcctgctgcgcggcggcgacggcggcggcctcatccctcacgtccgcggcgtgcctccggcccttcctcttggccgactcccttgcccgctgttcgggcgtcagcgccttcttcGGCTTGGTCGCGGCGACGGTCTTGCGCGTGGCACGAGGCTTGCCTTTTCTGGAGGGGGCGACGGCGCcagacgaggcgagggaggcgaggtcggcggcggcgtcgaggtcgaggtcgatgcgTCCTCCATGGCTGGTTGGGCGCGCCGCAGGCAGGGGCGTTTTTGGNNNNNNNNNNNNNNNNNNNNNNNNNNNNNNNNNNNNNNNNNNNNNNNNNNNNNNNNNNNNNNNNNNNNNNNNNNNNNNNNNNNNNNNNNNNNNNNNNNNNNNNNNNNNNNNNNNNNNNNNNNNNNNNNNNNNNNNNNNNNNNNNNNNNNNNNNNNNNNNNNNNNNNNNNNNNNNNNNNNNNNNNNNNNNNNNNNNNNNNNNNNNNNNNNNNNNNNNNNNNNNNNNNNNNNNNNNNNNNNNNNNNNNNNNNNNNNNNNNNNNNNNNNNNNNNNNNNNNNNNNNNNNNNNNNNNNNNNNNNNNNNNNNNNNNNNNNNNNNNNNNNNNNNNNNNNggacgaaatgggtcgccccattggagttgctcttatggaACGGCGGCGTCCCCTTGACCTTGGTCTCAAACCGGCCAATAGTTGCACGTGGTAGAgtaagagcaacttcaatgggacgacccatttcgtccgcgcccgtccgtttgggtcggcgcggacaaaaaagtcggcccaacgcgccgacccaaacggacgcgcgtccgcttttgtccgcctgccgacccatttccggcccatttttgagcctgatttgcatcggcgcggacacgcgacggacgcgcgcGCTGGCCCTCTTTCCTCACTGGGCCCGCTGGTGCCGAGGGTGAGACGTTTCTCGCGAAACCAGATCTcggaggagaaggcgccggagcggcgctcgtggactccgcgaaaatccgaaacgcccaggcggcggatcgacatggtggcgcagaggcggCGAGGCTAGTGAGAGGGGGCGAGACGAGTGGGCGGCGGACAGAGTGTGGAGGGAGCGCCTTCTTATAACGAGCGCCGGCCGCGGTGCGCGCGCAAACCTTTCCCGCGtgctggagcgccaaaaccagcgcGCGCTAGACCGCTTTTCCCCGCGtgctggagcgccaaaaccagggcgacggcatggccgctggcatgatctaaaacgcgcgcggtcatgaaatgggtcggcccgcTGGGCGTACTGCCGACCCAAAACTAAAAGAGAGCGAACGGCGGGCGGGCGGCCGAcacaaacggacaaaaagcggataaAAACGCCGTCTGGGTCGGCCCGTTAGAGTTGCTCTAGCTAATTTTCAGTCGTGCAGCACACAGACTCGGAAAGTAGATCTGTTTCACCTGATTGACAAGTCCGTCTCCAAGTGCTGCTGATCCGGACGCAACCACAAGTCATCATCGGCGTCGCCTCCCGGTAAAATAAAACCGTGTACGCAGAGGCCGGTCACCATACCGCAGCACCGCAGGCCGAAACCGCTCGCCGCATCGCATCTCCGCTTTCCGGGGTCCCCCGCTTTCCACACGCGCCCCGAGATTGTTCCCCGCTGCCGACTGCCGACTGACGACGCCTCCCTCCCCCTCTGAAGCATTCGGTCATTATTAAAACCCGCGGCGCCTCTCGTCGGCTCGCGACAGCGCGGCAGCGAAGCGAAACCCCCCGGTTCCGGTTCCGGTTCCGATTCCGATTCCCCCGGCAGCCATGGCGTCCCACATCATCCTGCCGccggacggcgacgacgacgagcagcagcggagggaggacgaggagaacgacggcggcggcagcgggagcGGGGGCGacggggagcagcagcagcagggcggGGGCAACGCCAAGGCGGCGGTGCCCTTCTCCGCCATGTGCGTGCGGATCTCCCGCGACTCCTACCCCAACCTCCGCGCCCTCCGCAACGCCTCCCACGCCAGCCTCACCGACGCCGCATACGTCAAGATCTCCGAGGGCGACTTCGGATACGTCCTCGACGACGTGCCCCACCTCGCCGACTACATCCCCGACGTCCCCGTGAGTCCCTGCCCCCCTTACCACTCCCTCTCTAGTCTCTACCCCTCTGCTCGACCGCGGGTCTTAGTTTCGGTTCGTGGTGATGGGTTTTGTGCGGTGCAGCTTTAGCCAAGCGACTGTCAGTGGGGCGTGCGTGAGCAGCGAAATTCTCCGGGGCGGGGGATTACCCGTTTTTTGGGGGCAAGCCTGGCCCCGATGTTTGCGTGGGTAGCTCGATTTGGGATCTCCGCTGTGCAGATCCAATTTTGGACACTGTACCGTGGAAATCAAACTCTGACTTGAGAGCCTGCAGTGTGGCTGATTGGTTGGTCACGATCCACAGATAGAGGGCAATCCTGATGAACACTAGCAAAGTCAGTCACGATCCACAGATAGAGGGCAACCCTGATGAATACTAGCAAAGTCAGTCACGATCCACAGATAGAGGGCAACCCTGATGAATACTAGCAAAGTCAGTCACGATCCACAGACAGAGGGCAACTCTGATGAATACTAGCAAAGCTGTGGCAAAATCTGTGGATTCTGTTTTCGTACGTTACtgttgccgtctgcttttgggaaTGGGAGATTTGATTAGGTAGCAGGCAACTCTCATGACCAGCAAAGCTGTGGCTGTTCTGTGGATTCATAGTTCCATAAGTTGCTGTCGTTGGCTCTGCTTTTGGGAATGGGGGATTTGATTGGGTAGAATGGACGACATCGATACCGGAGAAGTAGTaatttgttactccctccgtcccataatataagagcgtttttgacactaaaaaacgctcttatattatgggacggagggagtagtatctatTGTCTGGCTGCTTCTCCCTGCCGTGTTCAGTTAAATTCGTGAGCCAATTTATGAGAATTTGTACAAGTTGGTCTTTTTATATGTGCCCAACCGCGGTGAATTTAATTTGTTTGGAAGGTGAACAATGATCCATGAGAATTGAGCTTATGGTTTGCTGTTTTATTCCTTTTGCAGACTTACCCGAACCCATTACAAGACCACCCAGCATATTCAACTGTCAAGTAAGGCTTGTCCTGCATACATATCCTTTCTTTCATCTTCCTCTCTTTGGTAAGTCTCTGAGTATGCATGCTGTATATATGACACTGGAACTTCTGTTCTTATCTGTATCAGGCAATATTTTGTCGATGAAGATGACACCGTACCACAAAAGGTATGTAGAGTGTCACTCTATGTTTTCAATCTGATGTTGTGGTTGGTAGTGGATTTACAAGTAGCTATATTTGCTATTGCAGGTTGTTGTTCAAAAGAATAGCCGCCGGGGGGTTCACTTCCGTCGTGCTGGACCCCGTCAGAGGGTACGCTCACTCGCACCTCGTTTGATTATTGACTGCATCACTTGCGTCTTGTCTGACAGAAATATTTGTACTTCAATCTTGTTAGGTTAATTTTGAGTCAGACGAAGTGAAAGCATGCATTGTAAGTTGTGGAGGCCTTTGCCCTGGGCTCAACACTGTTATCAGGGAGCTGGTGTGTGGCTTGGCGCACATGTACAATGTCAACAACATCTTTGGAATACAGGTTTGTGCCATACTGCCCTATTCTAAATGGCCATGTACATACTTGTATCTTTGTCCGTGCCTTCTGTCAAAAGAGAAACAATCTAATGACCAAAATATAAAAACAATGTTTGTGCCCTGTTCTAAACGTACAATGTCAACAAAACCATAGGACTTGTAGATGCTTGTAAATGTTACTCTTGCATTTTTGTACATGTCTATCTAAATTTGTCTTTTGTTGAAAGGACTCACAAGGTGCCTTAAGATCTCTATATTATAGTCACACCTTATCAAACATTTCAGATTGCAATGCATCTATTTCTTGACTGGAATCTGTTATAATATACTGAAATAACTATAAGATGAATGACCTGCtgtgatttttattttatttttgtgaaATATTCTCTTCAGATTTTTTCAGTGTAATGTAGGCGTGAAAATTATATAACCATGTTAGAGCAGTTACTGGCATGTTATGGGTATTGCCACGGTTACAACTTTGCATATGTTTAGTTTTGGTTATGACTCGGGACCTGCAGTCTCTTAAAATCTTTTTCTTACCCAATTATAGAATGGATACAAGGGCTTCTATTCTAGCAATTATGTTGCTATTACACCAAAGACAGTCAATGACATCCACAAGAGGGGTGGTACAGTCCTTGGAACATCACGAGGTGGTCATGATACAAAAAAGATTGTTGACAACATTCAGGATCGGGGAATTAATCAGGTAAATATTACTTTTCAGATTGCACCACTGTGACATAGCCATTCTGACTGGACATGAACTCATACTCTAGGATATGTTGTTTAGGTGTATATCATTGGAGGAGATGGGACTCAGAAGGGAGCATATGAGATCTACAAGGTAATTAATTTATAATGCTACAAAGTTGAGTCATATAGGCCACCTTTTCATTGTAAGTGTGTTTACCCAGACCCCCAGAACAACATCCTTTACATAACTACATGAATGCATTAGTGACAGAGATAGAAATACCTAAAAAGTTCATTTCTCTAAGATACTCTATAATGCATAATGCTCTTCCTTCTGCATTtgaagaaaataataatactttattcCTTACTAATACAATCAGGAAATCCGGAAGCGTGGCCTAAAAGTTGCCGTGGCAGGGGTTCCCAAGACAATAGATAATGACATAGCGGTAATTGTTTACAATATGTTCATTACTTTATTTTCTTGTGCAGAACTGTTTTCTCAAAATCAGTTAATATGCCCACAAATAGGAGGATATGACTCGTTACTGATTGCTTGTGTCTTTTGATTATTAGATTATCGACAAGTCCTTTGGTTTTGATTCGGCCGTCGAAGAGGCTCAACGTGCCATTAATTCAGCTCATGTGGAAGCTTGCAGTGCTGAGAATGGAATAGGCTTGGTAAAACTGATGGGTCGTTATAGTGGTTAGTTTTCTGACATATTCTCCGTAGTCACTTGCCATCTTGTGCGTGCTATTTTCTTATACGTTTGCTGAAAGCAAATGTCAGATTTATACAAATAGAAGGAAAACTATTTGATAAGCTTGTTGATATATAGTGTTAGTTAAACAATTCAACATCTTATTAATTGTATTCACAGTCTGCATATATATACAGAAAAAAGGGTGCTAGATTTTTCTTTATTTCAGCCACAACAACTTGCTATCTCTTACATTCTCTTATCGTTAAATTCCTTTTCCTCTGAAATGCAGGGTTCATTGCGATGTATGCTACTCTTGCAAGCCGGGATGTGGTAAGTTGATCCCTTCTATAAGTGTCCAGGATTTTGCATTCTATATTTTGTTTTAGTTCATTCCTTCTTATTCCTGCATAATTGATTTGATTCCTACCCATTTCTCAAACATTAGTATTAGAATTCTTGCTTTCTGTTCATTATTTAACCTCAATGTAAGAGTTACTTATTTTTGATTTGGATCTCCGATTTCCACAGGATTGCTGCTTGATTCCAGAGTCTCCGTTTTATATGGATGGGGAAGGGGGGTTGCTTCAGTATGTAGAGAGGAGGCTGAAAGAGAACAAGCACATGGTTATTGTTGTTGCTGAGGGAGCAGGCCAGGATATTATTGCCAAAAGCATACCCGCTTCAGATCAGCTAGATGCATCTGGAAATAAGCTGCTTCTTGATATTGGTCTCTGGCTGACTCACAAGATTAAGGTACATACTGACATATTCTTGCCACTGGACTTGATTCCATTCTCCATGACATAATTATTATTGGTATTTACTAGAAATTGTGTTGCCTTACCTGTTGCATGAATAGTTTAGGGAGTACTCGGTTTACTTACTCATTTCATTAATGCACTGTAGGATCACTTCAAGAGCAAAAAGATGGAGATGACGATTAAATACATTGGTAACATATTGACTAATTGTGTCTACTTCAGAGGACAATGTTCTAAAACAACTTGTTGATCtgtgtagcactaggctaacaatAGTCTTATCTAACATTCTGCAGATCCTACCTACATGATCCGAGCTATTCCGAGTAATGCAGCAGACAATGTCTACTGCACACTGCTGGCTCACAGTGCCATCCATGGCGCAATGGCGGGATACAGCTTCACTGTTGGGATGGTCAATGGCAGACATGCCTACAT
This DNA window, taken from Triticum aestivum cultivar Chinese Spring chromosome 1D, IWGSC CS RefSeq v2.1, whole genome shotgun sequence, encodes the following:
- the LOC123182687 gene encoding ATP-dependent 6-phosphofructokinase 6, encoding MASHIILPPDGDDDEQQRREDEENDGGGSGSGGDGEQQQQGGGNAKAAVPFSAMCVRISRDSYPNLRALRNASHASLTDAAYVKISEGDFGYVLDDVPHLADYIPDVPTYPNPLQDHPAYSTVKQYFVDEDDTVPQKVVVQKNSRRGVHFRRAGPRQRVNFESDEVKACIVSCGGLCPGLNTVIRELVCGLAHMYNVNNIFGIQNGYKGFYSSNYVAITPKTVNDIHKRGGTVLGTSRGGHDTKKIVDNIQDRGINQVYIIGGDGTQKGAYEIYKEIRKRGLKVAVAGVPKTIDNDIAIIDKSFGFDSAVEEAQRAINSAHVEACSAENGIGLVKLMGRYSGFIAMYATLASRDVDCCLIPESPFYMDGEGGLLQYVERRLKENKHMVIVVAEGAGQDIIAKSIPASDQLDASGNKLLLDIGLWLTHKIKDHFKSKKMEMTIKYIDPTYMIRAIPSNAADNVYCTLLAHSAIHGAMAGYSFTVGMVNGRHAYIPFYRVTSTRNKVKITDRMWARLLSSTNQPSFLRQKDIDEAREADRLTNKPPLPPVANQNVAKAFDQSASASSNGEI